The Bacteroidota bacterium genome window below encodes:
- a CDS encoding helix-hairpin-helix domain-containing protein: MLREQDSLESIEKEPKISKKELKLREKSINLNTAGTDELISLPGIGESTAEKIIEYRNKKGKFKKIQEIMNVKGIGEKKFEKIKEYLIIE, from the coding sequence ATGCTTCGGGAACAGGACAGTCTGGAGTCAATTGAAAAAGAACCAAAGATTTCAAAAAAAGAATTAAAGTTAAGGGAAAAAAGCATTAATTTAAACACTGCGGGAACAGATGAGCTTATTTCCTTACCTGGAATAGGCGAAAGTACGGCGGAAAAAATAATAGAGTACAGAAACAAAAAAGGAAAATTTAAAAAAATTCAGGAAATTATGAATGTTAAAGGAATAGGCGAAAAGAAATTTGAAAAAATAAAAGAGTATTTAATAATAGAATAA
- a CDS encoding pentapeptide repeat-containing protein — translation MKTLTSLLSITALIAIVIISISNFTGCKNNVESENIPTYQAYSERDFIRNGNLRAEPGGVIITDLEPNGANLDTLPDTYTLGEDIIPIRYTENAEHTVRIQDYPRFTVSLYGAEFGEFIYELSPAIPVVTMIIPAGDYYFHIRSTVNNDTNNTPHQTIFIRPNTAAQVRVNGHYEPSQLNTYFTSYDCGKCNLSHANLLKLNLSSVYFGEANMEFANLNYTNLASANLDGAKLRSADIRYSYLWNAHMIGSSLISAVFYQSDLTSASVIGTNLTYANLNNCNLSYADFTNSDISFADLCGSNKTGMISNGIIYNPQTLCWP, via the coding sequence ATGAAAACCCTAACCTCCTTGTTATCAATTACCGCTCTGATAGCAATTGTAATTATAAGTATCTCCAATTTCACAGGCTGTAAAAACAATGTAGAATCAGAAAATATACCGACGTATCAGGCTTATTCAGAAAGAGACTTTATAAGAAATGGTAATTTGAGGGCTGAACCCGGTGGAGTAATTATTACAGATCTTGAACCAAATGGCGCTAACTTAGATACACTGCCGGACACATATACTCTGGGTGAAGATATAATACCAATTAGATATACAGAAAATGCAGAGCATACAGTAAGAATTCAGGATTATCCAAGATTTACAGTAAGTCTTTATGGAGCTGAGTTTGGAGAATTTATTTATGAACTCTCACCTGCAATTCCTGTTGTCACTATGATAATTCCTGCCGGAGACTATTATTTTCATATTCGCTCCACAGTGAATAATGATACAAACAATACACCGCATCAAACAATATTTATCCGACCCAACACAGCAGCTCAGGTACGCGTAAACGGACACTATGAACCCAGCCAGTTAAATACATATTTTACATCTTATGATTGTGGTAAGTGTAATTTGAGCCATGCAAATTTGCTTAAATTAAATTTAAGCTCAGTATATTTTGGTGAAGCAAATATGGAGTTTGCAAATCTTAACTATACAAATTTAGCAAGCGCAAACTTAGATGGGGCAAAATTAAGAAGTGCAGATATTCGATATTCGTATCTATGGAATGCTCATATGATAGGCTCTTCGTTAATTAGCGCAGTTTTTTATCAATCCGATTTGACTTCGGCATCAGTAATTGGGACAAACCTGACTTACGCAAATCTTAACAATTGTAATTTAAGTTATGCTGATTTCACCAATTCCGATATCAGCTTTGCAGACCTTTGCGGTTCAAATAAAACAGGTATGATTTCAAACGGAATTATTTACAATCCACAGACACTTTGCTGGCCATAA
- a CDS encoding TerC family protein has protein sequence MEFFSLFSQTDTYISLVTLTFMEIILGIDNIIFISIITGKLPEHEQGKARRLGLSLALVFRILLLLSISWIAGLVHPLFTVFNFDVTGRGLILILGGLFLIYKSTTEIHEKLEGKEEESKDVVKKGMSALLTQIVLLDIVFSFDSVITAVGLVKHVSIMIIAIILSMIVMLLFAKSVSDFIHKHPTIKMLALSFLLMIGLLLFLEGLHIDVPKGYVYFAMAFSFLVEMLNIKLRKKVAPVELKDKFKD, from the coding sequence ATGGAATTTTTTTCGCTCTTTTCACAGACTGATACATACATCAGTTTAGTAACACTTACTTTTATGGAAATTATATTGGGCATTGATAATATAATTTTCATTTCAATTATTACAGGCAAGCTCCCTGAACACGAGCAGGGAAAGGCAAGACGTTTAGGTCTTTCACTCGCGCTTGTTTTCAGAATACTTTTATTACTCAGTATTTCATGGATTGCCGGGCTCGTTCATCCGTTATTTACAGTTTTCAATTTTGATGTTACGGGAAGAGGATTAATTTTAATTCTTGGCGGACTGTTTTTGATATACAAGAGCACTACCGAAATTCATGAAAAACTTGAAGGGAAAGAGGAAGAATCGAAAGATGTTGTTAAAAAAGGAATGTCTGCTTTACTGACACAGATAGTTTTACTTGACATAGTTTTTTCGTTTGACTCCGTTATTACTGCAGTAGGACTTGTAAAGCATGTATCAATAATGATTATAGCAATTATTTTATCAATGATTGTTATGCTTCTCTTTGCAAAAAGTGTAAGTGATTTCATACACAAGCATCCAACAATTAAAATGCTGGCGTTATCTTTTTTATTAATGATTGGATTGTTGTTATTCCTGGAAGGACTTCATATAGATGTACCGAAAGGATATGTTTACTTTGCCATGGCCTTCTCTTTCTTAGTTGAAATGCTTAACATAAAATTGAGAAAGAAAGTAGCACCGGTAGAACTGAAAGATAAATTTAAAGATTAA
- a CDS encoding DUF255 domain-containing protein — protein MKKTFRISVLVSFLTLVFLVGNSFAQMSLADGLAAAKNSNKKIVLFIGSSSDAWTKKMQSEVYTNAAVQSALANFVYVNLDADNKTPVTYDGKSITIADLAKHFNTTGYPSHVFLNPDGSVIKFKYNGEEVMNFAGYVEAAEFQKMLTFFSSDQYKTTDLSKVL, from the coding sequence ATGAAAAAAACATTTAGAATATCAGTTTTAGTTTCGTTTTTAACACTAGTGTTTCTTGTAGGCAATTCATTTGCTCAAATGTCTTTAGCTGATGGATTAGCTGCGGCAAAAAATTCAAATAAAAAAATTGTTTTATTTATAGGTTCATCTTCAGATGCATGGACTAAAAAAATGCAGAGTGAGGTATATACAAATGCAGCTGTTCAATCTGCTCTTGCTAACTTTGTTTATGTAAATCTTGATGCAGATAATAAAACACCTGTAACATATGACGGCAAGAGCATAACTATTGCCGACCTTGCAAAACATTTTAATACAACAGGATATCCGAGCCACGTATTTTTAAATCCGGACGGTAGCGTTATCAAGTTTAAATATAACGGCGAGGAAGTTATGAACTTTGCAGGATATGTGGAAGCAGCAGAGTTTCAAAAGATGCTTACGTTCTTCAGTTCAGATCAGTATAAGACAACTGACCTTAGTAAAGTATTGTAA
- the coaD gene encoding pantetheine-phosphate adenylyltransferase, which produces MTAIYPGTFDPVTNGHLDIIERASKLFDKVIITIAVNSSKKPLFTKDERMDMIKNVTKKFKNVSVDVFDGLLVSYAKKKKASVIIRGLRAISDFDYEFQIALTNRKLVPEVNTIFLMPSEKYSFLNSSLVRELASYHADVKQFVPDYVFKKLKEKFKKNK; this is translated from the coding sequence ATTACAGCTATATATCCCGGAACTTTCGACCCTGTCACAAACGGTCATCTTGATATTATTGAAAGAGCCTCCAAGCTGTTCGATAAAGTTATAATCACAATTGCAGTCAACTCAAGCAAGAAGCCGCTGTTCACAAAAGATGAAAGAATGGACATGATAAAAAATGTTACGAAGAAGTTTAAAAATGTTTCTGTAGATGTATTCGACGGCTTGCTTGTAAGTTACGCTAAGAAGAAAAAAGCTTCAGTTATAATAAGAGGTCTTCGCGCAATTTCTGATTTTGATTACGAGTTTCAGATAGCGCTTACCAACAGAAAACTTGTACCCGAAGTTAACACGATTTTTTTAATGCCAAGTGAGAAATACAGCTTTCTGAATTCATCTCTGGTACGTGAGCTTGCCTCATATCATGCAGATGTAAAACAGTTTGTACCGGATTATGTTTTTAAGAAATTAAAAGAGAAGTTTAAAAAAAATAAATGA
- the pilM gene encoding pilus assembly protein PilM: MEKLILSFSDEYIRAIGVNDLNEIILMEEVSSIVDFGKDISYYKNNTTVLSETSQMIHSILNTDISKIKKVGVTLDSAQAFLNIIPIDNNDDEKTINSQIMWEISNYFPETYNDFNIKYLKLNNHKYTENIDDALLIAIDKFKIDFCRRVCCELKLNLKTVEIDHFAAEKILTDNYKDKIAGKNVLLIGYKAGRIDMSVVSNGKIRYYEYVNKDDNEHHERFANALKNLLITIPDLNLKEIFIYGGDFSGSIDERFSEIFKNVSTTVVDPFFKVKLSRELLSEKSGDRNLHRYTPLCGLASKMN, translated from the coding sequence TTGGAAAAACTGATTTTAAGTTTCTCTGATGAATATATCAGAGCTATAGGTGTAAACGATCTGAATGAAATTATTCTTATGGAAGAAGTTTCTTCCATTGTAGATTTCGGAAAAGATATTTCATATTACAAAAATAATACTACAGTATTGAGTGAAACATCACAAATGATTCATTCAATACTGAATACAGATATTTCTAAAATAAAAAAAGTGGGAGTTACACTCGACTCTGCCCAGGCTTTTCTAAACATTATTCCCATAGATAATAACGATGATGAGAAGACAATAAATTCTCAAATCATGTGGGAAATATCTAATTACTTTCCTGAAACTTACAACGATTTCAATATAAAATATCTTAAGCTCAACAATCATAAATATACCGAGAACATCGATGATGCTCTTTTAATTGCCATAGATAAATTCAAAATAGATTTTTGCCGAAGGGTGTGCTGCGAGCTTAAGCTCAATCTAAAAACTGTTGAAATAGATCACTTTGCAGCTGAAAAAATTCTTACAGATAACTACAAAGATAAAATTGCTGGAAAGAATGTGCTGCTTATAGGATACAAAGCCGGCAGAATTGATATGAGTGTAGTTTCAAACGGCAAAATAAGGTATTACGAATATGTAAATAAAGACGATAACGAACATCACGAAAGATTTGCAAATGCTTTAAAAAATCTTTTAATTACAATTCCCGATTTAAATCTGAAAGAAATTTTTATTTATGGAGGAGATTTTTCCGGCAGTATTGACGAAAGATTTTCTGAAATTTTTAAAAATGTTTCCACCACAGTTGTTGACCCGTTCTTTAAAGTAAAGCTTTCAAGGGAACTGTTGTCCGAAAAATCCGGCGATAGAAATCTACACAGATACACCCCTCTTTGCGGACTTGCATCTAAAATGAATTAA
- a CDS encoding T9SS type A sorting domain-containing protein — translation MQRTKTILITLILVSGIIFYAKYAQKNITATTDSNLINTESEKENESGPSGAYESMQFINQMRSYPDNDIPQDKFYKAFEYSRDHVQDFNNVHDAATFWQSMGPNNIGGRSLALAVNPIDTSIIYIGSASGGLWKSTTGGVGAAAWAQINTGYPSLAVSTIAINNSNPNEIYIGTGENYGYQSSTNGLDNRLTRGMYGIGILKTTDGGSTWTKSLDWTYNSQRGVWRVQYNPFNSNILYSATSEGVYKYNGSSWVKSLDVKMVMDLEVNPLDSNIIYASVGNLTNISPLTDIGIYKTTNAGANWVKLSGGLPATWTGKATIELYKTDPTILTASIANDLSYVGFYRSTNSGANWTALSTSVPIGNQGWYNNGQLMKSDNSNSILVGTLNIEKSTNGGTSFTTKSDWSAWNTGAVPPGQPEGPSNFVHADVHYITSNPKDANKVYIIADGGLYRSNDFGETFYSCNGGFVTSQFYNSFSNSFQDSTWCLGGLQDNRAAFSQGTTAWYKTFVGDGFWTAVNSTNDNICYVEYSYGDINKSNNRGQSWTDIAPPGTGNAANYCFSAPYISVKSNPSIMYVGGTGVYKSTTGGGNWQGPYGASVFGGNRLLSMAVSYTNQDTLYVGSAPSVTSAGVFRSYNGGLNWTNVTGNLPNRFVTDLTVNPNNSKEVIAVFGGFGTLAPGHVFRSINNGDTWTDISGNLPDVPHASVVMDPLYTQNIYVGNDLGTYVTTNGGTNWYEFRTGMPYALVFDLSISYTNRKLRAATYGNGIWQRDLVQNPVSVGNSNTIIKDFKLYQNYPNPFNPSTKIKFDLSKPAFVDIKVYDLKGSEIKNIYSRYEGTGSHETQFDASSLTSGVYFYSIFVNGIRTDSKKMLLVK, via the coding sequence ATGCAAAGAACAAAAACTATTCTTATCACGCTTATTCTTGTATCAGGCATTATATTTTATGCAAAATACGCGCAAAAAAACATCACAGCAACTACTGATTCAAACTTAATTAATACAGAATCTGAAAAAGAAAATGAATCCGGACCTTCCGGCGCATACGAATCTATGCAGTTCATAAACCAGATGCGTTCATATCCGGATAATGATATTCCGCAGGATAAATTCTACAAAGCTTTTGAATACTCAAGAGACCATGTTCAGGATTTCAATAATGTACACGATGCTGCAACTTTCTGGCAATCAATGGGACCGAACAATATCGGCGGGCGCAGTCTCGCTCTTGCCGTCAACCCAATAGATACAAGCATTATTTACATAGGGTCTGCTTCAGGTGGTTTATGGAAATCAACTACGGGTGGTGTTGGCGCAGCAGCATGGGCTCAGATAAATACCGGATATCCTTCTTTAGCAGTAAGTACTATTGCAATCAATAATTCAAATCCAAATGAAATTTATATAGGAACAGGTGAAAACTATGGATATCAGTCTTCGACAAACGGACTTGATAACAGGTTAACAAGAGGTATGTATGGAATCGGAATTCTTAAAACCACTGACGGAGGCAGCACATGGACAAAATCTTTGGACTGGACCTACAACAGCCAGAGAGGTGTATGGAGAGTTCAATACAATCCCTTCAATTCAAATATTTTATACTCGGCAACAAGCGAAGGTGTTTATAAATATAACGGCTCCTCATGGGTAAAATCGCTCGATGTAAAAATGGTAATGGATTTAGAAGTAAATCCACTGGACTCAAATATCATTTACGCATCAGTTGGAAATCTTACAAACATTTCTCCATTGACTGATATAGGAATTTATAAAACAACAAATGCAGGTGCTAACTGGGTAAAACTTTCCGGTGGACTGCCTGCAACATGGACAGGTAAAGCAACCATTGAACTTTACAAAACTGACCCGACAATACTCACTGCAAGCATTGCTAACGATTTATCATATGTCGGCTTTTACAGAAGTACAAACTCAGGTGCAAACTGGACAGCATTAAGTACATCGGTTCCAATTGGAAATCAAGGATGGTACAACAACGGACAATTAATGAAGTCAGATAATTCTAATTCAATTTTGGTAGGAACACTTAATATAGAAAAGTCAACAAATGGTGGAACAAGCTTCACAACAAAATCTGACTGGTCTGCATGGAATACGGGTGCAGTGCCTCCCGGTCAACCGGAGGGTCCTTCAAATTTTGTTCATGCCGATGTTCACTATATAACTTCAAATCCTAAAGATGCAAATAAAGTTTATATTATTGCAGATGGAGGTTTATACCGTTCAAACGATTTTGGTGAAACATTTTACTCGTGTAATGGAGGATTTGTAACATCACAATTTTATAACAGCTTTTCGAATTCTTTTCAGGATTCCACTTGGTGTCTCGGCGGATTACAGGATAACAGAGCTGCATTTAGCCAGGGAACAACGGCCTGGTATAAAACATTTGTTGGGGACGGATTCTGGACTGCAGTAAATTCCACTAACGATAATATATGTTACGTTGAGTACAGCTATGGTGATATAAATAAATCCAATAACAGGGGACAAAGCTGGACAGATATAGCTCCACCCGGTACCGGGAACGCTGCAAACTACTGCTTCTCTGCTCCATACATTTCAGTAAAATCAAATCCGAGCATAATGTATGTCGGCGGTACTGGTGTATATAAATCAACAACAGGCGGAGGTAACTGGCAGGGACCATACGGCGCATCTGTATTCGGCGGCAACAGACTTTTATCTATGGCTGTATCATATACAAATCAGGATACACTTTATGTAGGTTCTGCCCCAAGTGTAACATCTGCAGGAGTTTTCCGAAGCTATAACGGAGGATTGAACTGGACTAACGTTACAGGCAACTTGCCAAACAGATTTGTGACTGACTTAACTGTAAACCCGAATAATTCAAAAGAAGTTATTGCTGTATTCGGCGGTTTCGGAACTCTCGCTCCGGGACATGTATTCCGCTCAATAAATAACGGCGATACATGGACAGATATTTCAGGAAATCTGCCTGATGTTCCACATGCTTCGGTTGTAATGGATCCTCTTTATACTCAAAACATTTATGTCGGAAATGATCTCGGAACTTACGTAACAACTAACGGCGGAACTAACTGGTATGAATTCAGAACAGGTATGCCTTATGCATTGGTGTTTGATTTATCAATTTCATATACAAACAGAAAGCTGCGCGCAGCAACATACGGCAACGGAATATGGCAGAGAGATTTAGTTCAAAATCCTGTAAGCGTTGGTAACTCAAATACAATTATTAAAGATTTTAAATTATACCAGAATTATCCGAATCCTTTTAATCCTTCAACAAAAATAAAATTTGATCTGAGTAAACCCGCATTTGTTGATATAAAAGTTTATGATTTAAAAGGCAGTGAAATAAAAAATATTTACAGCAGATACGAGGGGACAGGCAGCCATGAAACACAATTCGATGCATCTTCACTTACAAGCGGAGTTTATTTTTATTCGATATTTGTAAATGGAATCCGAACGGATTCAAAGAAAATGTTGTTAGTAAAGTAA
- a CDS encoding RsmD family RNA methyltransferase — translation MRIIAGEYRSRSLKTPGKKEGIRPTTDRARETLFNILNNFFDFENAKVADLFCGTGSFGIECISRGAEFAIFVDKDVKLAEENVRLLKLEDSTEIIRGDALMFLRDESMDIDLIFADPPYDYIFYNKLLEKVSKLSTYFILEHSRNYVVADEFKPFMTRQKEVGVTFFSFFDFRRPSEV, via the coding sequence ATGAGAATAATTGCTGGAGAATACAGAAGCAGGAGCTTAAAAACTCCCGGAAAAAAAGAAGGCATAAGACCTACAACTGACAGAGCCAGAGAAACACTCTTTAATATCTTAAATAATTTTTTTGATTTTGAAAATGCTAAGGTTGCAGATTTGTTCTGCGGCACAGGAAGTTTCGGAATCGAATGTATTTCCCGCGGAGCTGAGTTTGCAATATTTGTTGATAAAGATGTAAAGCTGGCAGAAGAAAATGTAAGGCTTTTAAAACTTGAAGATTCAACGGAAATTATAAGAGGAGATGCATTAATGTTTTTGCGTGACGAATCTATGGATATAGATTTAATTTTCGCTGACCCGCCATACGATTATATATTTTATAACAAACTGTTAGAAAAAGTATCAAAGCTAAGCACATATTTTATTCTTGAACACTCAAGAAATTATGTTGTTGCAGATGAGTTTAAACCATTTATGACCAGGCAAAAGGAAGTTGGTGTTACATTTTTTTCTTTCTTTGATTTCAGAAGACCTTCGGAAGTTTAA
- a CDS encoding undecaprenyl-diphosphate phosphatase, whose translation MEGIIHAIVLGIIQGLTEFIPVSSSAHLRVIPALLGWKDEGAAFTAVIQIGTLIATFIYFRQDIANLIQGFFRALKTKNFFGDAESRVFMLIILGTIPISVFGLVFKKFIVGDARGLYVVASMLIILAVFLFIAEKISSKKKDMQHVTVKDGIIIGFAQALALIPGSSRSGVTITAGLFCGLKRETAARYSFLLSIPAITLSGLYELYSERAELLAENKINLIIATVVSGVVGYMSIAFLISYLKTKTNFIFIVYRIVFGLIILFLLSQGIISNLQGAK comes from the coding sequence ATGGAAGGTATTATACACGCCATAGTATTAGGAATTATACAGGGACTTACAGAGTTTATCCCGGTAAGCAGTTCAGCCCACTTAAGGGTCATCCCTGCTTTACTCGGATGGAAAGATGAAGGAGCAGCGTTTACAGCCGTAATTCAAATCGGAACACTTATAGCTACATTCATTTATTTCAGACAGGATATTGCAAATCTGATTCAGGGTTTTTTCAGAGCTTTGAAAACAAAAAACTTTTTCGGCGATGCTGAGTCAAGAGTTTTTATGTTAATCATTCTCGGCACAATTCCAATTTCAGTTTTCGGATTAGTGTTCAAAAAATTTATTGTAGGTGATGCGCGCGGACTATATGTAGTTGCAAGTATGCTTATTATACTTGCCGTATTTCTTTTTATAGCTGAAAAAATCAGTTCGAAGAAAAAAGATATGCAGCACGTTACGGTGAAGGACGGAATCATCATAGGTTTTGCTCAGGCACTGGCGCTTATACCCGGAAGCTCACGAAGCGGTGTAACAATAACTGCGGGGTTATTCTGCGGACTTAAAAGAGAAACTGCAGCAAGATACTCGTTCTTACTAAGTATTCCCGCCATCACATTAAGCGGACTTTATGAACTGTATTCCGAAAGGGCAGAACTGTTGGCAGAAAATAAAATCAATTTAATAATTGCCACGGTTGTATCCGGAGTTGTCGGATATATGTCTATTGCATTTCTTATCAGTTACCTGAAAACAAAAACGAATTTTATCTTTATTGTTTACCGGATTGTTTTCGGTTTAATAATTTTATTCCTGCTTTCGCAGGGAATCATTTCGAATCTTCAAGGGGCTAAATAA
- the gyrB gene encoding DNA topoisomerase (ATP-hydrolyzing) subunit B, whose protein sequence is MAKDKQKKEGDYSASDIQVLKGMEHVRKRPAMYIGDVSSRGLHHLVYEVVDNAIDEALAGFCDKIILTIGKDGTITVEDNGRGIPTDMHPTEGKSALEVVMTQLNAGGKFNRDTYKVSGGLHGVGVSVVNALSEWLEVTVYRDGKIFYQKYKRGEAVAPVKETGKVKEKTGTKVTFLADNEIFKVTTFKFETLESRLRELAYLNKDLTIIIRDERSGKEEEFKYKGGIVDFVKYLDEDEKSITNKPIYVNGDRENIIMEVAFSYNESYNDNIYTFVNNINTHEGGTHLEGFKAALTRTLNNFASKNNLIKSDKITLTGDDFREGLTCVVSVKVPEPQFEGQTKTKLGNSEVKGIVQSLVGEQLGNFLEENPAIGKRIIEKCLRAAEAREAARKARELTRRKNALDIGGLPGKLADCSISDPAQCEIYLVEGDSAGGSAKQGRDRRFQAILPLKGKILNVEKARINKILENEQIRDIITALGAGIGNSDSFDTNKVRYGKIILMCDADIDGSHIRTLLLTFFYRHMKEVIDTGMLFIAQPPLYKVKKGKQEFYAYDDAERDSILKSLKVDKSEVLIETEETSGTASPKGVAISRFKGLGEMNPEQLWATTMNPETRTILQVNNENASAADKMFRVLMGEEVEPRRRFIEENAKYANLDV, encoded by the coding sequence ATGGCAAAAGACAAACAGAAAAAAGAAGGCGATTATTCAGCCAGTGATATTCAGGTTCTGAAAGGAATGGAGCACGTCCGCAAGAGACCTGCTATGTATATCGGAGACGTTTCATCACGCGGTCTCCATCACTTAGTTTATGAAGTAGTGGATAACGCTATCGATGAAGCGCTTGCAGGATTTTGTGACAAGATTATTTTAACTATCGGTAAAGACGGAACAATTACAGTTGAAGATAACGGCCGCGGTATTCCAACAGATATGCATCCGACCGAAGGAAAGTCTGCACTTGAAGTTGTTATGACTCAGCTTAATGCCGGCGGTAAATTCAACCGCGATACTTACAAAGTTTCCGGCGGTCTTCACGGAGTAGGTGTTTCTGTAGTAAACGCTCTTAGTGAATGGCTTGAAGTTACAGTATACAGAGACGGGAAAATTTTCTATCAGAAATATAAAAGAGGCGAAGCTGTTGCCCCTGTAAAAGAAACCGGAAAAGTAAAAGAGAAGACAGGAACGAAAGTTACATTCTTAGCTGATAATGAAATATTCAAAGTAACGACTTTCAAATTTGAAACTCTTGAATCAAGATTAAGAGAGCTTGCTTACCTTAATAAAGATCTTACAATCATCATCAGAGATGAAAGAAGCGGCAAGGAAGAGGAGTTTAAATACAAAGGCGGTATAGTTGACTTCGTTAAATATTTGGATGAAGATGAAAAATCAATCACCAATAAACCGATTTACGTAAATGGTGACAGAGAAAATATTATTATGGAAGTTGCCTTCTCATACAATGAATCTTACAACGATAACATTTACACCTTCGTTAACAACATTAACACACATGAAGGCGGAACGCACTTAGAAGGATTCAAGGCAGCGTTAACACGAACTCTGAACAACTTTGCTTCAAAAAATAATTTAATTAAAAGCGATAAGATTACTTTAACAGGTGATGACTTCAGAGAAGGATTAACATGCGTAGTGAGTGTAAAAGTGCCTGAGCCGCAGTTTGAAGGTCAGACAAAAACGAAGCTCGGTAACAGTGAAGTAAAAGGTATAGTTCAGTCTTTAGTGGGTGAGCAGCTTGGAAATTTCTTAGAGGAGAATCCTGCCATTGGTAAACGCATCATTGAAAAATGTTTACGCGCTGCCGAAGCAAGAGAAGCTGCAAGAAAAGCAAGGGAGCTTACAAGAAGAAAAAATGCGCTTGATATAGGCGGACTTCCCGGTAAGCTTGCTGATTGTTCAATCAGCGACCCTGCTCAATGCGAAATATATCTTGTTGAGGGTGACTCTGCGGGCGGTTCTGCAAAGCAGGGAAGAGACAGAAGATTTCAGGCAATACTTCCATTAAAAGGAAAGATTCTAAATGTAGAGAAAGCAAGAATAAATAAAATTCTTGAGAACGAACAGATAAGAGATATTATAACAGCACTTGGAGCAGGTATAGGAAACTCAGACAGCTTCGATACAAATAAAGTGAGATACGGAAAAATTATTCTTATGTGCGACGCCGACATTGACGGTTCGCATATCAGAACACTGCTTCTCACATTTTTCTACAGACATATGAAAGAGGTAATTGATACAGGAATGTTATTTATTGCGCAGCCGCCTCTTTACAAAGTTAAAAAAGGCAAACAGGAATTCTACGCATACGATGACGCTGAAAGAGACAGCATATTGAAATCATTGAAAGTTGATAAGAGCGAAGTTTTAATTGAGACTGAAGAGACAAGCGGAACTGCAAGTCCTAAAGGCGTTGCAATCTCGCGCTTCAAAGGTCTTGGTGAAATGAATCCTGAGCAGCTTTGGGCAACAACAATGAATCCCGAAACAAGAACTATCTTACAGGTCAACAATGAAAACGCATCTGCAGCTGATAAAATGTTCAGAGTGCTGATGGGTGAAGAAGTTGAGCCCAGAAGAAGATTTATTGAAGAGAATGCCAAGTATGCAAATCTTGATGTGTAG
- a CDS encoding SDR family oxidoreductase, producing the protein MNNWNLDGKVALITGGSKGIGLAIVQEFLSLGAEVFFVARTQNDVLKIINANKESNLHGVISDVSTEEGREKIYHIIKTRAKKLDFLVNNVGTNIRKKSTEYTPDEYDKIMNTNLKAAFELTKNLHSYLKKSKDGSVVNIASVSGLESTSSGVVYAMTKAAMIQMTKYLAVEWASDKIRVNAIAPWYIKTPLVKEVMSDKKRWAKIIDWTPMKRVGNPEEIAGLAAFLCMKKASFITGQCIAADGGLMAGAFY; encoded by the coding sequence ATGAATAATTGGAATCTTGACGGAAAAGTTGCTCTGATTACAGGCGGTAGTAAAGGTATAGGGCTTGCCATAGTTCAGGAGTTTCTATCCCTTGGCGCAGAAGTTTTTTTTGTTGCAAGAACGCAGAATGATGTTTTGAAAATTATAAATGCAAATAAAGAGAGTAATCTTCACGGTGTAATTTCAGATGTAAGCACAGAAGAAGGAAGAGAAAAGATTTACCATATAATAAAAACACGTGCAAAGAAGTTAGATTTTCTTGTAAACAACGTTGGGACAAATATAAGAAAAAAATCAACTGAGTATACTCCGGATGAATACGATAAGATTATGAATACAAATCTAAAAGCCGCATTTGAACTTACAAAAAATTTACATTCTTATTTAAAAAAATCAAAAGATGGTTCAGTTGTAAACATTGCTTCGGTCAGCGGACTTGAAAGCACTTCTTCAGGTGTTGTCTATGCGATGACTAAAGCTGCTATGATTCAAATGACAAAGTATTTAGCAGTGGAATGGGCATCGGATAAAATAAGAGTGAATGCAATTGCCCCGTGGTATATAAAAACTCCATTGGTAAAAGAAGTTATGAGTGATAAAAAGCGTTGGGCTAAAATAATTGATTGGACTCCTATGAAAAGGGTTGGAAATCCCGAAGAAATTGCAGGACTTGCTGCATTCCTTTGCATGAAAAAAGCATCATTTATTACAGGTCAGTGTATAGCCGCAGACGGCGGGCTTATGGCAGGAGCTTTTTATTAG